The genomic interval GTGTGGGCATTTGATTTCTGGAAGAGGAAAACCGAGGGAAGGCATCTGTGGCTCAGAAACAACGCCTCGACTATGGTGTCTCAGTTGATAGACAACGTAATTTTCACGTGGATAGCATTTGTGGGCTTCGGCATCTTCTGGGAGCAGGTTTTTCCGTGGGACCTCATTGCCCAGATATTCATCACCTCGTATATAATGAAGTTCATAGTGGCAGTATTTGACACACCATTTGTCTATCTGGCAAGGAGCATCAAGGGTGCAGTGGAAAAAAATGAAATCATCCAATAATGCCCATTTCCAAAAGCTCTCCGTAAAGACCATCAAAGACGAATTCAATGGCTATTGCAGCCAGAAATATTGCGAATATCCTTGCAATAATATCCGCACCGCTCCTGCCGAGCAGTCTGATTATCGGGGAACTGTAAATGTGGCTCAGCCTCACAATTCCGTAAACGAGGAATGCGCTGAGCACAGCAATTGCCCTCATAAAGATGTCACTGGCCTGCGAGTATATGACGATACCTGCAGTAATTGCTCCAGGACCGGAGTAAAGAGGAAGAGCGAGGGGAAATACGGCGATAGAATCTACATCTATGCTTTCCTCAGCCCTTCTTTTGTAAGCTTCCTTTCTCGTTCCACCGAGTAGTATATCCACGGATGCAATGAAAAGCAGTATCCCGCCTGCTATTCTCAGACTGTTAATCGACACGCCAAAGTAGTCAAGAATTTTCCCCCCAGTTACCATCGTGAGAATGAGGATTGATAGAGCTATTATTGTTGCTCGCTTTGAGATCCTTTCCCTCATCTCATCGCTGAACTTTTCGGTCAGGGCAATAAAAATCGGAAGATTCCCGGGTGGGTCTATTATTACGAAGAGCGTTGTAAAGCATGTAAAAAAGTAACTTAGATACGGGCTCAGATCCATGCTAACCCTCTACGGAGTCAACGGCTTTTCTGAGATTTTCGAGAAGCTGCAACGCAAGCTTTTGGGAGGGGAAGGAGAACAGACCACAATCCG from Archaeoglobus neptunius carries:
- a CDS encoding NAAT family transporter; this translates as MDLSPYLSYFFTCFTTLFVIIDPPGNLPIFIALTEKFSDEMRERISKRATIIALSILILTMVTGGKILDYFGVSINSLRIAGGILLFIASVDILLGGTRKEAYKRRAEESIDVDSIAVFPLALPLYSGPGAITAGIVIYSQASDIFMRAIAVLSAFLVYGIVRLSHIYSSPIIRLLGRSGADIIARIFAIFLAAIAIEFVFDGLYGELLEMGIIG